A part of Bacillus rossius redtenbacheri isolate Brsri chromosome 1, Brsri_v3, whole genome shotgun sequence genomic DNA contains:
- the LOC134528583 gene encoding guanine nucleotide exchange factor MSS4, translated as MACGKISTTFPLQEEVESGRNRRHVRCQRCPSIILSPKMAVYKQVEFPLPHMKQSNGTMAGSPEEEMIKDYWMVDDMYFFENVGFSYTVGGVKYLACADCEVGPIGWFDTEAKISYVALSRVLHGNG; from the exons ATGGCTTGTGGTAAAATATCGACCACCTTCCCGCTGCAAGAAGAGGTGGAGAGCGGTCGGAACAGGCGACATGTGCGGTGTCAGCGATGTCCATCCATCATCCTGAGTCCGAAAATGGCTGTCTACAAGCAGGTGGAG TTCCCGCTGCCGCACATGAAGCAGTCTAACGGGACCATGGCAGGCAGCCCAGAGGAGGAGATGATCAAAGACTACTGGATGGTGGACGACATGTACTTCTTCGAGAACGTCGGCTTCTCGTACACTGTGGGGGGAGTGAAGTACCTGGCCTGTGCCGACTGCGAGGTTGGCCCCATTGGCTGGTTCGACACGGAAGCCAAGATCAGCTACGTGGCCCTGTCCAGGGTGCTGCACGGGAATGGCTAG